One Elgaria multicarinata webbii isolate HBS135686 ecotype San Diego chromosome 6, rElgMul1.1.pri, whole genome shotgun sequence DNA segment encodes these proteins:
- the LYRM7 gene encoding complex III assembly factor LYRM7 — protein sequence MRVLRAPVMQARCDFIPHARTNELQTPEEGKEGRAILICCWSQGEDVYWFMRSHRRAMVGVVPSLPEGCAVELLSRRIAVAMGSREILKLFKSLHRTRQKVFKNDSKALEAVRIKINEEFRKNKDEASSERIAELIKIGSDVEVILRTSVIQGVHVDTSKLLIIPRKEVLLDNLPFCDAPKQKS from the exons ATGCGAGTGCTTCGGGCTCCAGTCATGCAGGCGCGTTGCGATTTTATCCCTCACGCAAG GACTAATGAGCTGCAGACTccggaggaggggaaggaaggaagagcgaTTCTGATTTGTTGTTGGTCTCAGGGCGAGGATGTCTATTGGTTCATGCGGAGCCACCGGCGTGCAATGGTGGGCGTGGTCCCATCTCTTCCCGAAGGGTGTGCCGTTGAGCTTCTGTCAAGGAGAATTGCTGTTGCGATGGGAAGCCGGGAG ATCTTGAAACTTTTCAAGTCTTTGCATAGGACAAGGCAAAAAGTTTTCAAAAATGACTCCAAAGCCCTAGAAG CTGTAAGAATAAAGATAAATGAAGAATTCAGAAAAAATAAAGATGAGGCTTCTTCTGAAAGAATAGCTGAG ctTATAAAAATAGGTTCAGATGTAGAAGTTATACTCAGAACATCTGTCATTCAAGGTGTTCATGTGGACACCAGCAAACTCT TGATTATTCCAAGAAAAGAAGTGCTGCTGGACAACCTGCCTTTCTGCGATGCACCAAAACAGAAGTCATGA